In Lentimicrobiaceae bacterium, the DNA window AAAATCTTTGGTGATTCTATCCAAAACACCATTGATGAAGATGCTGCTTCGTTGGGTACTGTAATACTTAGCCAACTCAATGTATTCGTTTAAAGTCACCTTGAC includes these proteins:
- a CDS encoding transcription termination factor; this translates as VKVTLNEYIELAKYYSTQRSSIFINGVLDRITKDFKEQGKIVKTGRGLLEG